A genomic window from Trichocoleus desertorum ATA4-8-CV12 includes:
- a CDS encoding helix-turn-helix domain-containing protein has protein sequence MVEKQKLQELVNLGLSSRQIAERVGKSQTTIRYWIAKYQLALSPLKEEGKNC, from the coding sequence ATGGTTGAAAAGCAGAAGCTTCAAGAGTTAGTAAATTTAGGTTTGTCTAGCAGACAGATCGCTGAGAGGGTTGGAAAAAGTCAGACAACCATTCGATATTGGATTGCAAAGTACCAGCTAGCTCTTTCCCCACTAAAGGAGGAAGGCAAAAACTGCTGA
- a CDS encoding DUF547 domain-containing protein: protein MVAIAFAPWDALLRQYVDDQGRVDYRAWQQEQPHQLNQWLSTFQSPDLTLQLTPDEKLALWINLYNAFTIAQILERYPIASIQPKILGVPNWLAFLWFFSRPAHGVAGKRYSLAHIEHKILRSQFQEPRIHFALVCASIGCPLLRHEAYWPDRVQQQLEADASRFIHNRDKVRYDGETQTLYCSQIFKWYRQDFLQVADSIPDYIRLYATDLPVNAKTPIKYLDYDWQLNQRISA, encoded by the coding sequence ATGGTTGCGATCGCTTTTGCTCCTTGGGATGCGCTCCTGCGGCAATATGTGGATGACCAAGGTCGAGTAGACTATCGAGCTTGGCAGCAAGAACAGCCCCATCAGCTCAATCAATGGCTTTCAACATTCCAATCTCCTGACTTGACTTTGCAGCTCACTCCAGATGAGAAATTGGCGTTGTGGATTAACCTCTACAATGCTTTCACGATCGCTCAAATTTTAGAGCGCTATCCGATTGCGTCGATCCAACCCAAGATTTTAGGTGTGCCGAACTGGTTAGCGTTTCTGTGGTTTTTCTCTCGGCCCGCTCACGGGGTGGCAGGTAAGCGCTACAGTTTGGCGCATATTGAACATAAAATTCTGCGATCGCAATTCCAAGAGCCTCGAATTCATTTTGCCTTGGTTTGTGCCTCCATTGGTTGCCCTCTACTGCGCCATGAAGCTTACTGGCCCGATCGGGTGCAGCAGCAGTTAGAAGCAGATGCCAGTCGCTTTATCCACAATAGAGATAAAGTTCGTTATGACGGAGAAACACAGACGTTATATTGCAGCCAGATCTTCAAGTGGTATCGTCAGGATTTTCTGCAAGTGGCAGATTCTATTCCAGACTACATTCGTCTCTATGCCACAGATCTACCTGTTAATGCTAAAACCCCGATCAAATATCTAGATTACGATTGGCAATTAAATCAGCGGATATCTGCATAG
- a CDS encoding TIGR04283 family arsenosugar biosynthesis glycosyltransferase, protein MQARVSIVIPTLNEAGSLERTLRHLALLYPPAAEIIIVDGGSEDETVAIAKAVATSDCMPSTTQLRILETEQRGRSLQMNLGAEVACGDILCFLHADTWVPDDLTSIMSQTLADVQVACGGFICLLAGPQTTRWGISLHHYLKTYYAPLLFRPHLFFFKGLRLLFGDQVMFCRRSDFWDCGGFDPNLPIMEDGDLCLKLVQKGHIRMVNRIVQTSDRRVTRWGSLKATAIYSYIGFLWGLGVSATYLKKFYADIR, encoded by the coding sequence ATGCAAGCTCGTGTTTCGATTGTAATTCCAACTTTGAACGAGGCAGGTAGCTTAGAGCGCACCTTGCGCCACTTGGCCTTGTTATATCCTCCTGCTGCCGAGATCATCATCGTAGATGGCGGCAGTGAAGATGAGACAGTCGCGATCGCCAAAGCCGTGGCAACCTCTGATTGCATGCCTTCAACCACACAACTTCGCATTCTGGAGACCGAGCAACGGGGGCGATCGCTGCAAATGAATTTGGGGGCCGAAGTTGCCTGCGGGGATATCCTTTGTTTTCTGCATGCCGATACTTGGGTGCCAGATGACTTAACGAGCATCATGAGCCAGACCTTGGCAGATGTGCAAGTTGCCTGCGGGGGCTTTATCTGTTTACTCGCAGGCCCGCAAACCACCCGTTGGGGCATCTCCCTGCATCACTATCTTAAAACCTACTACGCACCGCTGTTGTTCCGCCCTCATCTCTTCTTCTTTAAGGGGTTACGCCTGCTGTTTGGCGATCAAGTCATGTTTTGCCGCCGGAGTGACTTCTGGGATTGTGGTGGCTTCGATCCCAACTTGCCAATTATGGAAGATGGAGACTTATGCCTAAAGTTGGTGCAGAAAGGACACATCCGCATGGTTAACCGAATTGTGCAAACCTCCGATCGCCGAGTAACACGCTGGGGTTCGCTCAAAGCGACTGCTATTTATTCCTATATCGGCTTCCTGTGGGGGTTAGGAGTTTCGGCGACCTATCTCAAGAAGTTCTATGCAGATATCCGCTGA
- a CDS encoding patatin-like phospholipase family protein: MTFRILSLDGGGIRGIIAARILQAVEHQLDGPLNQHFDLIAGTSTGSLLAAGVALGFSSERLVNLYQNRGKTIFPYWNWWGYFVPQRLGLLARYGLTSFPPSISVPKFSDEGLLKVLQTELGDRPFSEISPNSESNKLLITTYDTIRRTPIVFKSWRPRKWYADVPLWELCACSASAPTYFPAHRLLIQAGGTAKGGTSQTMTLAASPWEDADDYYKMQIEIVAGHGKGQKGSIERYDLATRTATLAKPWSVVPDTTSVYQLMGEFSAIDGGVGANNPTACAIAEALRLGYSPQEIQVLSIGTGQPDSTIPWEEARQWGLLRWAWNARILSVTMDAPSDIHAYISQQIADNERYLRIQPRLVYSKEGLDNASDENLKNLLRDAERCLSEVQGRLTTFLKHNWLS; this comes from the coding sequence ATGACATTTCGGATTCTCAGCTTGGATGGAGGTGGCATTCGGGGAATTATCGCAGCGCGAATTCTGCAAGCGGTGGAGCACCAGTTAGATGGACCACTGAATCAACATTTTGATCTGATCGCCGGGACTTCTACAGGCTCATTGCTTGCTGCTGGGGTCGCTTTAGGCTTTAGCAGTGAGAGATTAGTCAATCTTTACCAAAATCGTGGCAAGACAATTTTTCCCTATTGGAATTGGTGGGGATATTTTGTGCCGCAGCGCTTGGGATTGCTTGCACGATATGGTCTGACCAGTTTTCCTCCTTCTATTTCTGTGCCTAAATTCTCTGATGAGGGCCTGCTCAAAGTGCTGCAAACAGAGTTAGGCGATCGCCCGTTCTCCGAAATCAGCCCTAATTCTGAATCTAATAAATTATTGATCACAACTTACGACACCATCCGGCGCACTCCTATCGTGTTCAAGAGTTGGCGGCCAAGGAAGTGGTATGCTGATGTGCCTTTGTGGGAACTCTGTGCTTGCTCAGCTTCCGCTCCTACCTATTTTCCTGCCCATCGTCTCCTGATCCAAGCAGGTGGGACTGCTAAAGGTGGCACTAGTCAGACAATGACCTTGGCTGCTAGCCCTTGGGAAGACGCGGATGATTACTACAAGATGCAAATCGAAATTGTGGCAGGGCATGGCAAAGGGCAAAAAGGCTCAATTGAGCGCTACGATCTGGCAACGCGGACTGCAACATTGGCAAAACCCTGGTCTGTGGTGCCAGACACGACTTCTGTTTACCAGTTGATGGGTGAGTTTTCTGCGATTGATGGTGGAGTGGGAGCTAACAATCCGACTGCTTGTGCGATCGCCGAAGCCTTGCGGCTAGGTTACTCTCCTCAAGAGATTCAAGTCCTCTCCATCGGCACGGGACAACCGGACTCCACCATTCCTTGGGAGGAAGCGAGACAGTGGGGTCTGCTACGTTGGGCCTGGAATGCTCGTATTCTTAGCGTCACAATGGATGCTCCTTCTGACATTCATGCCTATATTTCTCAACAGATTGCCGATAACGAGCGTTATTTAAGAATTCAGCCTCGATTGGTGTATTCCAAGGAAGGGCTAGATAATGCCAGTGATGAAAACCTGAAAAATTTACTGCGTGATGCTGAAAGGTGTCTGAGCGAAGTACAAGGACGTTTGACCACTTTTCTCAAGCACAATTGGTTGAGCTGA
- a CDS encoding transcriptional regulator yields MNSSLKPEIPVKDLKIPLERDVFLRTLIRELAGTLQDVVGLEEASGFISVVGQNMGRQIDQSYKAALEVSHLTREQVADVLVDLKQRIQGDFYIIEQTDEKIVLGNRVCPFAEKVIDRPAMCMMTSNVFGSIAADNLGYAKVELQETIAMGAPGCRVVVYLQPTPEAEESHGREYFKGGHEGENQG; encoded by the coding sequence ATGAATAGCTCTCTTAAGCCGGAAATCCCTGTAAAAGATCTCAAAATTCCTTTGGAGCGCGATGTATTTTTGCGTACCTTAATTCGCGAATTGGCGGGTACATTGCAGGATGTTGTGGGTTTAGAGGAAGCCTCTGGGTTTATTAGTGTCGTGGGTCAAAACATGGGGAGACAGATTGACCAGAGCTATAAAGCAGCTTTAGAAGTGTCCCATTTAACGCGCGAGCAAGTGGCTGATGTCTTGGTGGATTTGAAGCAGCGAATCCAGGGTGACTTTTATATCATTGAACAAACAGACGAAAAGATTGTCTTAGGGAACCGAGTTTGCCCCTTTGCTGAAAAAGTCATCGATCGCCCCGCTATGTGTATGATGACCTCCAATGTCTTTGGCTCCATTGCGGCGGACAATTTAGGATACGCCAAAGTAGAACTACAAGAAACGATCGCTATGGGTGCGCCTGGATGCCGCGTTGTCGTCTATTTGCAACCCACCCCAGAGGCGGAAGAAAGTCACGGCAGAGAATATTTCAAGGGAGGACATGAGGGAGAGAACCAGGGTTGA
- a CDS encoding AI-2E family transporter: MKIGQWIGLIALLVSMYILWQIRQVLLLVFMAVVFATALNRLVRRLRRSGAKRGIAALLAISCFLVFFLVFIGITIPPFIEQFQLLTELVPRGLERLRIWVEALRTQLPGQPLRYLPSVNDLTRQIQPFATWAFNNFFSLFSNFLAILLNLLLVVVLTVMLLVNPTPYRNGFVLLFPSFYRRRADEILAKCEIALVNWMGGILINMLVIGLVSAVGLWLLRVPLVLANAAIAGLLEAIPTVGPTLSLIPPMAIALLDAPWKAGAVLAFYVGIQQLEQFLLVPFVMSKQVAILPVVTLLSQVIFAIFFGFLGLFLAIPLVIVGQIWVQEVLVKDVLDRWGAEPKLSMAPATVEVPDSPIEVIDNTVES; this comes from the coding sequence ATGAAAATAGGACAATGGATTGGCTTAATTGCCCTGCTGGTTTCGATGTACATTCTATGGCAGATCCGGCAGGTGCTGTTGCTGGTCTTTATGGCTGTAGTGTTTGCGACTGCTTTGAACCGTTTAGTCAGACGGTTGCGGCGATCGGGGGCAAAGCGAGGGATTGCCGCCCTCCTAGCTATCTCTTGCTTCCTAGTTTTCTTCCTCGTCTTTATCGGGATAACCATTCCACCCTTTATCGAGCAGTTTCAACTATTGACAGAACTGGTACCACGAGGGTTAGAACGGTTGCGAATTTGGGTGGAGGCTTTACGCACCCAGTTACCAGGTCAGCCCCTCCGATATTTACCCAGCGTCAATGATCTGACTCGCCAAATTCAGCCGTTTGCGACCTGGGCCTTTAACAATTTCTTCTCGCTGTTCTCAAATTTCCTGGCGATCTTGCTGAACTTGCTGCTAGTTGTGGTTTTGACCGTTATGCTATTGGTCAATCCTACTCCCTACCGGAATGGGTTTGTGCTGCTGTTCCCTTCGTTTTACCGGAGACGCGCTGATGAGATTTTGGCGAAATGCGAAATCGCTTTGGTTAATTGGATGGGCGGTATTCTAATTAATATGCTTGTCATCGGCTTGGTCAGTGCTGTTGGTCTGTGGCTGCTCCGAGTGCCTTTGGTGCTAGCCAACGCAGCGATCGCGGGTCTCTTGGAAGCCATCCCGACCGTAGGACCAACCCTGAGCTTGATTCCGCCAATGGCGATCGCACTCCTAGATGCTCCTTGGAAAGCAGGAGCTGTATTAGCTTTCTATGTAGGCATTCAGCAGCTAGAGCAATTTTTGCTGGTGCCGTTTGTTATGTCCAAGCAGGTCGCCATCTTGCCAGTCGTTACACTGCTATCTCAGGTAATTTTTGCCATCTTCTTTGGCTTCCTGGGCTTGTTTTTAGCGATCCCTCTGGTCATTGTGGGCCAGATTTGGGTGCAGGAAGTTTTAGTTAAAGACGTACTCGATCGGTGGGGTGCAGAACCAAAGCTCAGTATGGCTCCAGCCACTGTCGAGGTTCCTGACAGCCCGATAGAGGTCATTGATAACACTGTTGAATCTTAA
- a CDS encoding response regulator, protein MEEERTQLLVQEQKARAEAEKLNRLKDEFLSTVSHELRTPLNAILGWSQILRASQVDEARMSRALETIERNARSQAQLIDDLLDISRIITGKIRLNVQTVELLHVVEAAIDTVRPAADAKSIHLRSVLDPAAGPVLGDSERLQQIVWNLLSNAIKFTPKQGRIQVCLQRINSHVEIVVVDTGQGISAEFLPHVFERFRQADGSITRSFGGLGLGLAIVRQLVELHGGTVHAESPGEGQGATFTVKLPLIAVVPKAIELERVHPAVGGTVPFDYSPRLKGLRVLIVDDEPDMRDLLAYTLKACGVEVIAADSANAAISVLTESSQPMDILISDIGMPEEDGYSLLRRVRALKPENGGRIPAIALTAYARTQDRTAALLAGFQSHIAKPVEPAELVAVIANLAGRINGI, encoded by the coding sequence GTGGAAGAAGAGCGGACGCAACTTCTAGTGCAGGAACAAAAAGCCCGGGCGGAAGCTGAAAAACTGAATCGCTTGAAGGATGAATTTCTATCCACCGTTTCCCATGAACTGCGAACTCCCCTTAATGCCATCCTGGGTTGGTCTCAAATCCTCCGTGCTAGTCAGGTGGACGAAGCTAGGATGAGTCGAGCCTTGGAGACGATCGAGCGCAATGCCAGATCCCAGGCCCAGTTGATTGATGATCTTCTGGATATCTCACGCATTATTACAGGCAAGATTCGCCTCAATGTGCAAACGGTTGAGCTATTGCACGTAGTTGAGGCAGCCATTGATACGGTACGACCTGCCGCTGATGCCAAGAGCATTCATTTGCGATCGGTACTTGATCCCGCAGCAGGCCCTGTTTTAGGAGACTCCGAACGGTTACAGCAGATTGTCTGGAATTTGCTCAGCAATGCGATCAAGTTCACCCCAAAACAGGGGCGGATTCAGGTTTGTCTGCAACGCATTAATTCTCATGTTGAGATTGTGGTAGTAGATACAGGTCAAGGCATTAGTGCAGAATTTCTTCCCCATGTCTTTGAACGCTTTCGGCAAGCAGATGGTTCCATCACCCGATCTTTTGGGGGGCTGGGGCTAGGTTTAGCGATCGTGCGCCAACTGGTAGAGTTGCATGGCGGAACAGTACATGCAGAAAGTCCGGGCGAAGGGCAAGGCGCAACGTTTACCGTAAAACTGCCCTTGATAGCCGTGGTGCCAAAAGCGATTGAACTAGAACGAGTGCATCCAGCCGTGGGAGGTACTGTCCCGTTTGACTACTCTCCGCGGCTAAAGGGATTGAGGGTACTAATCGTGGATGACGAGCCGGATATGCGAGATTTATTGGCTTACACGCTAAAAGCTTGTGGGGTAGAAGTCATCGCCGCCGACTCAGCAAATGCAGCAATCTCAGTCTTGACCGAATCTTCACAGCCAATGGATATATTAATCAGTGATATTGGCATGCCTGAGGAAGACGGTTATTCTCTGTTGCGTCGAGTCAGAGCCCTAAAGCCAGAGAACGGAGGCAGAATTCCCGCGATCGCCCTGACCGCCTATGCCAGAACTCAAGATCGTACCGCTGCGCTCTTGGCAGGTTTCCAGTCCCATATTGCTAAACCCGTTGAACCTGCTGAATTGGTTGCCGTAATCGCCAATTTGGCTGGACGCATCAATGGTATCTAG
- a CDS encoding DUF5110 domain-containing protein translates to MEYQVVGDRVVCGSARFSALSQGLIRLEWSATGQFEDRPTVQAITRPQAVPFQAIAWAETGALQLQTELIEIHYQPSSQPFNDDNLQIEWRCSDQSGRWTPSTVDHQNLGGTFSSLDLIHRNFRPTGVHPAAVERTYPHTEEWLYGPMKKAHLTLRDRGETTRFEEPPLWHLARDRQTELPEEVQQFLQEWQHFPPGILSRSGYSVLNDSVSAPLENNWLGQRLDPEGQDWYFFAYGSDYAAALQNFVRLCGPMPMLPRWAFGVWFSLFGQLYDTDYHKLVQQFEELNLPLDVLILDVDWHLSGWCGWDWNPEFFPDAPMFLKQIHQQELHVGANVHPEGLAPGDSQFQALCEARRLDPADVKAGKVFAVKNPMSSWIFESWHPEGMAEYKPTDTELETGWLLFNLAEPEEARLFMQVLHGPREADGIDFWWIDGSSAIHPGVNSQLWTNHVYFTHLANRDQRPMILSRTGGIGSHRYPAQFSADTYSQWEVLQLLVDFTARAGNVGMAYWSHDLGGFYNHVPGVPFIDPELYVRWVQFGCWSPVVRLHSDHGKREPWAYGQWVLDAVRQAFHTRIQFLPYFYHLGRVAYDTGLPLCRPLYLHYPQDPAAYEQPTQYLLGDRVLVAPVVEAGGYRSVYLPDGSWWHRETSKYYLGAQQLSLYAPLAEVPVFVKAGAILPLQPVALHAGTQPPDTLRLEVYAGQVGEVGEAGELDLYEDDGTSQAYLTEAGSRRRFTQQQALGQHMLTCEAIQGTYAGMPAVRNFQVHWVGLESHSQVTVLGAEMSDLRWVGDRLEVTLPQVPQAANWQLVVTAEQ, encoded by the coding sequence GTGGAATACCAGGTTGTAGGCGATCGCGTGGTTTGTGGCTCAGCCCGCTTCAGTGCCTTGAGCCAGGGTCTAATTCGTTTGGAGTGGTCAGCGACAGGACAATTTGAAGATCGGCCCACTGTCCAGGCAATCACGCGACCTCAGGCTGTGCCGTTCCAGGCGATCGCTTGGGCAGAAACCGGAGCCTTACAGCTACAAACCGAACTGATCGAAATTCACTATCAACCTAGTTCCCAGCCTTTCAACGACGACAACCTACAGATAGAGTGGCGCTGTAGTGACCAGAGTGGGCGCTGGACTCCCTCAACCGTCGATCACCAGAATTTGGGTGGTACGTTCTCCAGCCTAGACCTGATTCACCGGAATTTTCGGCCCACGGGAGTCCATCCTGCTGCGGTGGAGCGCACTTACCCCCACACCGAAGAATGGCTTTATGGCCCGATGAAAAAGGCTCATCTCACCTTGCGCGATCGCGGAGAAACCACCCGCTTTGAAGAACCACCACTTTGGCATCTAGCTCGCGATCGCCAAACAGAGCTACCAGAGGAGGTGCAGCAGTTCTTACAAGAGTGGCAACATTTTCCCCCAGGCATATTGAGTCGTAGTGGTTATAGTGTCTTGAATGACTCGGTGAGTGCACCACTAGAAAATAACTGGTTGGGACAACGCCTAGATCCAGAAGGGCAAGATTGGTACTTTTTTGCGTACGGTTCTGACTATGCCGCAGCCCTCCAAAACTTTGTGCGACTTTGTGGCCCGATGCCCATGCTGCCGCGCTGGGCTTTTGGAGTTTGGTTTTCGTTGTTTGGTCAACTCTACGACACCGATTACCACAAGTTGGTGCAGCAGTTTGAAGAGCTGAACCTACCGCTAGACGTTTTGATTCTAGATGTAGATTGGCACTTGTCCGGTTGGTGTGGGTGGGATTGGAATCCTGAGTTTTTCCCAGATGCCCCCATGTTTCTCAAGCAAATCCATCAGCAAGAATTGCATGTAGGAGCCAATGTTCACCCCGAAGGCTTAGCTCCGGGTGACAGCCAATTCCAAGCTTTGTGCGAAGCGCGGAGGTTAGACCCAGCCGATGTCAAGGCAGGAAAGGTATTTGCCGTCAAAAATCCTATGTCTAGTTGGATCTTTGAGTCCTGGCATCCCGAGGGTATGGCGGAATATAAGCCTACAGACACCGAACTAGAAACAGGATGGCTGTTATTCAACTTGGCAGAGCCAGAGGAAGCTCGGTTATTTATGCAGGTGCTACATGGGCCAAGAGAAGCTGATGGCATTGACTTTTGGTGGATTGACGGCTCAAGTGCCATTCATCCTGGTGTTAATTCCCAGCTTTGGACCAATCATGTCTATTTCACCCATCTGGCCAATCGTGACCAGCGACCCATGATTTTGTCTCGCACAGGTGGTATTGGCTCCCATCGCTATCCCGCGCAGTTCTCAGCGGATACTTACTCGCAGTGGGAAGTGTTGCAGTTACTCGTAGACTTTACGGCACGGGCTGGTAATGTGGGCATGGCTTACTGGTCGCACGATTTAGGCGGCTTCTACAACCATGTGCCTGGAGTGCCATTTATTGATCCAGAATTGTATGTACGTTGGGTGCAATTTGGCTGCTGGAGCCCTGTGGTGCGCTTGCACTCAGATCATGGCAAACGGGAGCCTTGGGCCTACGGTCAGTGGGTGCTGGATGCAGTTCGCCAAGCCTTCCACACGCGCATTCAGTTTCTCCCTTACTTCTATCATCTGGGCCGCGTGGCCTATGATACAGGACTACCCCTGTGTCGGCCTTTGTATTTACATTATCCTCAAGACCCTGCTGCCTATGAGCAACCGACCCAATACCTCCTGGGCGATCGCGTCTTGGTAGCCCCTGTAGTAGAAGCAGGCGGATATCGCTCGGTCTATTTGCCTGACGGAAGTTGGTGGCATCGAGAAACCAGCAAATATTATTTAGGAGCACAGCAACTAAGTTTGTATGCGCCCCTAGCAGAAGTCCCTGTGTTTGTGAAAGCGGGAGCGATTTTGCCTTTACAGCCTGTCGCTTTGCACGCAGGGACTCAACCACCGGATACGTTGCGGCTCGAAGTGTATGCAGGACAGGTAGGAGAGGTAGGAGAGGCAGGAGAACTCGATTTGTATGAAGATGATGGCACTAGTCAGGCGTATCTAACGGAAGCGGGCAGTCGCCGTCGGTTTACACAGCAGCAAGCGTTGGGCCAGCACATGCTTACTTGTGAAGCCATCCAAGGCACCTATGCGGGGATGCCTGCGGTACGCAACTTTCAAGTTCATTGGGTGGGGTTAGAATCTCACAGCCAAGTCACTGTTCTAGGAGCAGAAATGAGTGATTTGCGTTGGGTGGGCGATCGCTTAGAAGTAACGCTGCCACAAGTTCCTCAAGCAGCTAATTGGCAGTTGGTAGTGACTGCTGAGCAGTAA
- a CDS encoding sugar porter family MFS transporter, producing MLSTNQPTAHDNRSFILLICGAAALGGFLFGFDTAVINGAVAALQAHFQANSVLIGLAVSLALLGSAIGAFFAGQISDRFGRVQVMLLASALFTISAIGSGLPFGIWDFICWRLLGGIAVGAASVIAPAYIAEVSPAHLRGRMGSLQQLAIVVGIFLALLSDYFIAVSAGSAASPFWFGIAAWRWMFWTEIPPAILYGVAALRIPESPRYLVAQGRESEAAAVFAKVDRTIDVKTKIQEIRETVFRDRTAKFSDLFSRKGGLIPIVWLGMGLSIFQQFVGINVIFYYSSVLWRSVGFTEASSLWITVITSVTNIVTTLVAIAFVDKFGRKPLLVLGSLGMMLTLGTMATVFSNASLDPAGNPVLAGSQGIIALIAANLYVFCFGFSWGPVVWVLLGEMFNNRIRAVALAACAAIQWVANFIVSTTFPPLLDSFGLGTAYALYATAAAMSLFFVIFLVKETKGMELEQM from the coding sequence ATGCTTTCAACAAATCAACCTACTGCTCATGACAATCGCTCCTTTATTCTGCTGATCTGTGGAGCGGCGGCCCTTGGTGGCTTTTTGTTTGGGTTTGATACAGCGGTTATTAATGGTGCGGTTGCAGCTTTGCAAGCCCACTTTCAAGCAAATAGCGTGCTGATCGGCTTGGCAGTTTCCTTAGCACTCTTAGGTTCCGCGATCGGAGCTTTTTTTGCAGGTCAAATCTCGGATCGCTTCGGTCGGGTCCAAGTCATGCTCCTTGCCTCGGCATTGTTTACCATTAGCGCGATCGGATCTGGGTTGCCATTTGGCATTTGGGACTTTATTTGTTGGCGACTTTTAGGAGGGATTGCGGTTGGGGCGGCTAGTGTCATTGCTCCCGCTTACATTGCTGAGGTTTCTCCAGCACATCTGCGGGGGAGAATGGGATCTTTGCAACAATTAGCTATTGTGGTCGGGATTTTTCTAGCTTTGCTCTCTGACTACTTTATTGCTGTTTCTGCGGGTTCTGCTGCTTCACCCTTTTGGTTTGGCATTGCTGCTTGGCGATGGATGTTTTGGACAGAAATTCCTCCCGCTATTCTGTATGGTGTAGCGGCATTGAGAATTCCAGAGTCTCCCCGGTACTTAGTGGCACAAGGACGAGAATCTGAAGCAGCAGCTGTCTTTGCCAAGGTAGATAGAACTATTGATGTAAAAACCAAGATTCAAGAAATTCGCGAGACTGTATTCCGCGATCGCACTGCGAAGTTCTCGGACCTGTTTAGTCGTAAAGGTGGTCTGATTCCGATCGTTTGGCTAGGAATGGGGCTATCTATCTTCCAGCAGTTTGTCGGCATCAACGTTATCTTTTACTACAGCAGTGTCCTATGGCGATCGGTTGGGTTTACCGAGGCCAGTTCCCTCTGGATTACAGTGATTACTTCAGTCACTAACATTGTCACCACTTTAGTCGCGATCGCCTTTGTAGATAAATTTGGTCGCAAACCACTTTTGGTTCTGGGGTCGCTGGGGATGATGCTCACCTTGGGCACTATGGCAACTGTGTTTAGCAATGCTTCTCTTGATCCGGCGGGCAACCCTGTTTTAGCAGGTTCTCAAGGCATTATTGCGCTGATAGCCGCTAACCTGTATGTGTTCTGCTTTGGCTTCTCCTGGGGGCCTGTGGTGTGGGTGTTGTTAGGCGAAATGTTTAACAACAGAATTCGAGCAGTGGCGTTGGCTGCTTGTGCGGCGATTCAATGGGTGGCTAACTTCATTGTCTCCACTACCTTTCCACCATTGCTAGACTCGTTTGGTCTAGGCACTGCTTATGCTCTCTATGCCACAGCAGCAGCTATGTCTCTCTTCTTTGTGATCTTCTTAGTGAAGGAAACGAAAGGGATGGAGTTAGAACAAATGTAA
- a CDS encoding PAS domain-containing protein codes for MTPEQFLEFARPLPEPMLLITGNGQILATNPPFSKMLGLPRQLWQGKMIFEMATDPVDKVKQYLRACSSSREMVIGSLTLSGNDGKTCLCRCEGAVIRPWAPESPALILLRLKNQESASS; via the coding sequence TTGACTCCCGAACAGTTTCTTGAATTTGCTCGGCCCCTACCAGAACCGATGCTCCTAATAACGGGGAACGGTCAAATCTTAGCTACCAATCCGCCATTTTCCAAGATGCTGGGTTTACCCCGCCAACTTTGGCAAGGGAAGATGATCTTTGAGATGGCGACCGATCCTGTTGATAAGGTTAAACAGTATCTGCGCGCTTGCTCCAGCAGTCGAGAAATGGTGATTGGCTCTTTAACCTTGAGTGGCAACGATGGAAAGACTTGCTTATGCCGCTGCGAAGGAGCTGTCATCCGACCGTGGGCACCCGAGTCCCCTGCACTCATTTTATTGCGCTTGAAAAACCAGGAATCTGCCAGTAGCTGA
- a CDS encoding RNA-binding S4 domain-containing protein, with product MTKTSNTIKLDQFLKVMGIVDTGGQAKMIIQDEVVSVNGVLETRRGRKLVSGDRVTLDGQTFEVDLENL from the coding sequence ATGACTAAGACGAGCAATACGATTAAACTAGACCAATTTTTGAAGGTAATGGGAATTGTAGATACGGGTGGCCAAGCCAAGATGATCATTCAAGACGAGGTGGTGAGTGTGAATGGCGTTTTAGAAACTCGTCGAGGCCGCAAACTAGTCTCCGGCGATCGCGTCACCCTGGATGGCCAAACCTTTGAAGTGGATTTGGAGAACCTTTAG